From the Kribbella sp. CA-293567 genome, the window GCGTACTGAACCTCGAGGGCCTCTGGACCCGGTACGACGATCCGACCTCGCTGCTGGAGGAGATCACCACTCTCGGCAAGGAGCGGGCGACCGTCCGGCTGCAGGAGATCTACTCGGCGCCGATCAAGCCCGAGCTGATCTCCCAGCGGGTGCAGGAGATCCGCGACTCCGGCGTGACCGTGGCCGGTGCGCTGTCGCCGCAGCGGACGAAGCAGTTCGCCAAGCACGTCGTGGACGCGGGGGTCGACCTGTTCGTCATCCGCGGTACGACGGTGTCGGCCGAGCACGTCTCGGGCCAGGCCGAGCCGCTGAACCTCAAGCAGTTCATCTACGACCTCGACGTGCCGGTGATCGTCGGTGGCTGCGCGACGCACCAGGCCGCGCTGCACCTGATGCGGACCGGCGCGGCCGGCGTACTGGTCGGCTTCGGTGGCGGTGCCGCCCACACGACCCGCAAGGTGCTCGGCGTCGCCGTACCGATGGCTAGTGCTGTCGCTGACGTTGCTGCTGCCCGGCGCGACTACATGGACGAGTCCGGCGGTCGGTACGTGCATGTCATCGCAGACGGCTCGGTCGGTCGCTCCGGCGACCTGGCCAAGGCGATCGCCTGTGGCGCCGATGCCGTGATGGTCGGCTCTCCGCTGGCCCGCGCGAGCGACGCTCCCGGCGGTGGCTTCCACTGGGGTGCCGAGGCCTGGCACGCCGACCTGCCCCGTGGCGAGCGCGTCGAGTTCGGCGTCAGCGGCACGATGGAGCAGATCCTGTTCGGCCCGTCCTTCGTTCCGGACGGCACGATGAACCTGGTCGGCGCCCTCAAGCGCGCGATGGCGACCACCGGCTACACCGAGCTCAAGGAGTTCCAGCGGGTCGAGGTGGTCGTCGGTTGACCACCGGCGTCCTGCTGCTGCACGGGTCGAGCGGGAAGCCCGATCTCGACCGTGCGGCTGTCCTCAGGGCCGCCGGGTACGACGTCGTCGCGCCGCAGTGGTTCGACGGGCCGATCAGCGAGATCCCGCTGGAGTCCTTCCCGCTGGACGAGTTGGCTGATCGCAACGACCGGCTGACCGTGATGGGCATGTCCTACGGCGCCGTGGCCGCGTTGCTGCTCGGCAGCTTCGACGAGCGCGTCGACGCCGTGGTCGCGATCGCGCCCGGCGCCCACGTGTGGGGCTGGATCGGAGCCGGCGAGCAGACCTCGATGTTCACCCGGCAGGGCGAACCGCTGCCGTTCGTGCCGTTCGATCCCGACTGGGAGCCGGCCGACGATCCGCCGAGCTACCTCGGGCTCTACTGCCGGTCGCTCGAGCGGTACGCCGCCCAGGCCGAGGCGGCGCAGATTCCGGTCGAGCGGTTCAAGGGCGACCTCCTGCTGCTCGCCGGTGGTGACGACCAGCTCTGGCCGTCGGTACGGTTCGCGGAGCAGCTCGCGCTGCGGCGCGGCAACCTGCTCACCCAGGTGCTGGTCAACGGCGCGGCCGGGCACCGGATCGTGTTTCCGGGCGAGGACGTCAAGACCGCCGGGCAGCGGATGGCCCGCGGCGGCACCGAGGTGGCCGACCGGGCCTTCGGCGGGCAGTCCTGGGCAGTTGTCGATCGGGTCCTGGCCGGGACGCGCTGACCAGGTAGCTTGGCGA encodes:
- a CDS encoding GuaB3 family IMP dehydrogenase-related protein, with translation MTEIEIGRAKRGRQAYAFDDIAIVPSRRTRDPEEVSVAWQIDAYRFELPILAAPMDSVMSPATAIAIGKAGGVGVLNLEGLWTRYDDPTSLLEEITTLGKERATVRLQEIYSAPIKPELISQRVQEIRDSGVTVAGALSPQRTKQFAKHVVDAGVDLFVIRGTTVSAEHVSGQAEPLNLKQFIYDLDVPVIVGGCATHQAALHLMRTGAAGVLVGFGGGAAHTTRKVLGVAVPMASAVADVAAARRDYMDESGGRYVHVIADGSVGRSGDLAKAIACGADAVMVGSPLARASDAPGGGFHWGAEAWHADLPRGERVEFGVSGTMEQILFGPSFVPDGTMNLVGALKRAMATTGYTELKEFQRVEVVVG
- a CDS encoding alpha/beta fold hydrolase, with the translated sequence MTTGVLLLHGSSGKPDLDRAAVLRAAGYDVVAPQWFDGPISEIPLESFPLDELADRNDRLTVMGMSYGAVAALLLGSFDERVDAVVAIAPGAHVWGWIGAGEQTSMFTRQGEPLPFVPFDPDWEPADDPPSYLGLYCRSLERYAAQAEAAQIPVERFKGDLLLLAGGDDQLWPSVRFAEQLALRRGNLLTQVLVNGAAGHRIVFPGEDVKTAGQRMARGGTEVADRAFGGQSWAVVDRVLAGTR